CGGAGGAAGCCCAACCAGAAGGCGCCATCCTCGCTGGTCCCGACGTCCAAGCCCACGATCTCCCGCTTGCCTTCGTTGTTGACCGCCGTCGCCACCACCACGCTCACGTTGACGATCCGGCCGCCCTCGCGGACCTTCTGCGTGAGCCCGTCCAACCATAGGTACGGATACGGTCCTCCATCCAAGGGCCGATGCAGGAACTCCTCGACGGTCACGTCGAGCTCTTCGCAGATACGGGAGACCTGACTCTTGGAGATCCCCTCGCAACCCAAGGCCTTGATCAGGTCGTCCACCCGCCGGGTCGATACCCCTTCCACGTACGCCTGCTGCACCACGGCGAGCAGCGCGCGTTCGCTCCGCCGCCGCGGCTCAAGCAGGCTGGGAAAGTAGTTCCCCTCCCGCAGCTTGGGGATCCGCAGGTCCACCGTGCCAACGCGTGTATCCCAGGGCCGTTCGCGATAGCCGTTCCGATGCGTCAGCCTGCCCGGTGTTCGCTCCCCATACCCCGCGCCGATCTGCGCGGTCACCTCGACGTCCATGATCCCCTGCGTCAGAACCCGCAGCCCTTCCCGGAGAAAGTCGAATTCCCCGTCCTCCGCCCTCTTGCGCATCAGTCCCAAAATGTCCACACTCTCTTTGACCACTGTCGTCTCCTCTCTTAGAGCATTAGCCGTGCTTGTAAGGATGACGCGGTGGTCGCTTCTTTGCTAGACCACCCTGGTCTTACACCACTTCCTGGGACTCTACT
This Dehalococcoidia bacterium DNA region includes the following protein-coding sequences:
- a CDS encoding IS256 family transposase; amino-acid sequence: MVKESVDILGLMRKRAEDGEFDFLREGLRVLTQGIMDVEVTAQIGAGYGERTPGRLTHRNGYRERPWDTRVGTVDLRIPKLREGNYFPSLLEPRRRSERALLAVVQQAYVEGVSTRRVDDLIKALGCEGISKSQVSRICEELDVTVEEFLHRPLDGGPYPYLWLDGLTQKVREGGRIVNVSVVVATAVNNEGKREIVGLDVGTSEDGAFWLGFLRSLLARGISGVQFVISDAHQGLRDAIGAIFAGAAWQRCRTHFMTNLLTRVPKRAQAAVATVVRTIYQQPSADEVRLQHGRVVTQLHERFPEAALLLDGPGRDTLAFASFPVAHWRQIWSNNPQERLNKEIRRRTDVVGIFPNRAAVIRLVGAVLAEQHDEWAICRRYLAAAAPNELLGETKERELVTASAA